The stretch of DNA CAGCGACCGGAAGCCGGTGAGCACGGCCGGGGAGGCCGACATGAACTTGAGGTTGGACTCGCCGTAGTAGTAGTTGCCCAGCACCGAGGTGAACGCGAGCAGGAAGAGGATGACGGTCAGCGCGTGCACCGACCATCCGCCCAGGTTGGCCTCCAGGGAGGCCTGGGTGAGGCTCGCCCCCTCCCGGGTGCCGTAGGCGGGGTCGGCGACCAGCACGATGAACGCGGTGACCGAGCAGACCAGCAGGGTGTCGAAGTAGACGCCCAGGGTCTGCACCAGGCCCTGCTTGACCGGGTGGCTCACCGCGGCGGTGGCGGCCGCGTTGGGCGCCGAGCCCAGGCCGGCCTCGTTGGAGAACATGCCGCGGCGCATGCCCTGCACGATCGCGGCGCCGATCCCGCCGGCCACGAACTCGCGGACGCCGAACGCGCTCTGCACGATGTCGCTGAACACCCGGGGGATCTCCCCGGCGTTGAGCGCCACCACGGCGATGCCCAGCAGCAGGTAGAGCAGGGCCATGAACGGCACCAGCAGCTGGGCGACGTGCGCGATGCGCCGCACTCCCCCGAAGATCACCACGGCGGTCAGCACCACCAGGCCCAGCCCGACCAGCCAGCTCAGCCAGGGGGCCGCGGTGAGGCCGGCGACCTCGACCGAGCCGGCGATCGCATCGGCGATGCTGTTGGTCTGCACCGAGTTGAAGATGAAGCCGAAGGTCACCGTGATGACGACGGCGAAGAGCAGGCCCATCCAGCGGGCGCCCAGCCCGAACTGCATGTAGTAGGCGGGGCCGCCGCGGAACCCGGCCCGGTCGCGCACCTTGAACAGCTGGGCGAGGGTGGACTCGACGAACGCCGCCGAGCCGACCAGCAGCGCCATCGCCCACATCCAGAACACCGCGCCGGGGCCGCCGAGCGCGATGGCGGTGGCCACGCCCACGATGTTGCCGGTGCCCACCCGGGACGCGGCGGAGATGGCGAACGCCTGGAAGGAGGAGATCGCCTTCTTGCCGTCGGCGGCGGTCTCCGTCTCCCCGCCGAGCACCCGGAACATCTCCGGGATGAGTCTGACCTGCACCACTCCCGAGCGCACCGTGAAGTACAGCGCGAGCAGGACCAGGAACGGGATGAGCAGGTACCCCCAGAAGGCATCGTTCACTGCGACGATGCCGTCGTTCAACGCTTCCACTCGGCGGCTGCTCCTTAAAGGGCGGGCACGCCGGGGCCCAGCCTGGTGGGCGGGGCCGGACGGCGTGCACGGCGGTGGGGGCGCCGGGCATCCCGGAAGCGGCCGTCCCGGCCGCACCGAACGCCGTGCGCCCGCCGCCTCATCCTTGTGCTGACGTGCGGCACCCCGCTTTCACGACACGCCGCCG from Nocardiopsis composta encodes:
- a CDS encoding alanine/glycine:cation symporter family protein — encoded protein: MEALNDGIVAVNDAFWGYLLIPFLVLLALYFTVRSGVVQVRLIPEMFRVLGGETETAADGKKAISSFQAFAISAASRVGTGNIVGVATAIALGGPGAVFWMWAMALLVGSAAFVESTLAQLFKVRDRAGFRGGPAYYMQFGLGARWMGLLFAVVITVTFGFIFNSVQTNSIADAIAGSVEVAGLTAAPWLSWLVGLGLVVLTAVVIFGGVRRIAHVAQLLVPFMALLYLLLGIAVVALNAGEIPRVFSDIVQSAFGVREFVAGGIGAAIVQGMRRGMFSNEAGLGSAPNAAATAAVSHPVKQGLVQTLGVYFDTLLVCSVTAFIVLVADPAYGTREGASLTQASLEANLGGWSVHALTVILFLLAFTSVLGNYYYGESNLKFMSASPAVLTGFRSLVLVMVFLGAVAPLDIVWTMADVFQGVMATINLIALVPLGGIAFLLLKDYTAQRRQGLDPVFTRDRLPRVPGVQEWQGEQERPAEAPARD